A region of Ignavibacteria bacterium DNA encodes the following proteins:
- a CDS encoding four helix bundle protein, with the protein MKFDRFEEIIVWQKAQELAVEMYKTFHGIRDFGFRDQILRAVVSISNNIAEGFERKGNNEFKYFLFVSKGSAAEVRSMLYIAKDLNYINNEKFESYFETSLSISRMLSGLIKVL; encoded by the coding sequence ATGAAATTTGATAGATTTGAAGAAATAATTGTGTGGCAGAAAGCTCAGGAATTAGCAGTTGAAATGTATAAAACTTTTCATGGAATAAGAGATTTTGGATTCAGAGATCAAATTTTAAGGGCAGTTGTTTCAATCAGTAATAATATTGCAGAGGGATTTGAAAGAAAAGGAAATAATGAATTCAAGTATTTTTTATTTGTTTCGAAAGGAAGTGCGGCGGAAGTTCGAAGTATGCTTTATATCGCAAAGGATTTAAATTATATTAACAACGAAAAATTTGAAAGTTATTTTGAAACAAGTTTATCAATTTCCAGAATGCTTTCTGGTTTAATTAAAGTACTTTGA